The sequence AATGATTATAATAGCCGCAGACTTCCTATCCAATGACCTACCGCCGGCAATAGCCGTTAAGTACTTTCAAACTCTCACTTTCCCTGAACTAAACGTCGTTACTGGTCTGGTTACCCTATCTTCCATAATGGCCGTAATTGGGGGATTCATAGTATACATGGCTAGGGCCAGCCTAAACAGGAGGGAGATCACTGGTTTGTCAACCATAGTGATGACAGGCCTTGTTCTGTTCATAGTGGCCTTGGCATCATCAGTAGGCACTTACGTAGTTTACCAATACTATGTTGGGTCCGCCGGCATGTTTGGGCCGTTGTTCCCAGGCACATTATCCCTGTTTATATCAATGATATTGTTGCTGGTGTCCACGGTACTCACGATATTAACCCTAATTATGATTAATAAACTGAGGAGGTTGTACTCACCACGTAGGATTAGGAGGCAACGTCCACCACCTCAAGCATGAGACCTGAGGCAGTGGTAAAATATTATTGTGCATATTAATGTTAAAGGTTTATAAATTAATTAAAGTTGGGCACGGTGTATGCCTAATACAGTCGTTGTAATAGGCGATTCACCGATACCAGATAGACCGAGTAGAGACCTAGTAATTTATGCAAGAGACTTGGGGTTGAATGCTACGTATGTGCCGGTTTCACGAATATCAATCAAGGTCAATAAGGACGGCTCGCTAGTCGTAATCAGGGACAAGCCATTCAAGGTTGATGGCGCATTTCTCAGAAGCCTGGGTGTCCTTATAGACGTAGAGACGTTTTTCAGGAGGACAATAACAATTAAGTTAATTGAGGAGGGAGGCACCGTAGTCATAAACCCACTCGAGGGTTTATTGAAGACTAGAAATAAGCTTGAGACAACCGTAATACTAAGGGATAAGGGATTACCCGTACCTGATACAATAGGCACTGAGGACATACTGTATGCGTATGACATGGCAAAGAACATGAAGAACATAGTAATAAAGCCCCTGCAGGGCTCCAGAGGATACGGTGCAGTGAAGATCAGCGATGCTGATATAGCATTCCAAATAATGAAGACACTGCTCACCTACAAAAAGCCAATATATTTACAGAAGTATATCGAGAAGCCAAATCGGGATATAAGGGTCATGGTTATTGATGGCGAGGTATTTGGCTGTATGATAAGGGTGGCGTTAAATGGACAGTGGAAGACAAACGTTGCTCAGGGAGCCATTGGTAGGCCATGCATAGGCATTGACAAGGCCGTTATGGAAATAGCAGTGAGGTCTGTGGAGGCCCTGGGCCTTGTATACGGTGGTGTTGACATAGGTGAGAGTAGGGATGGTTATGTAATCTTTGAGGTGAATGGATCACCAGATTGGGCCGAGTTAACCGCAGTTACTGGCAAGAATCCTGCGAAGGCGCTTATTTCATCAATGATGAGAAGATTAAAGGCGTGAGTTAAACTGGGTAAAGATTTATTTTACTGTTATTGAATTACTGAGTGCTTATGACGAGGTGGCTGGTTAAATGTGATAAGTGCGGTGAGGAGTCAATATTCAATGCAGGTTATGACTTAACAAACCTAGGTAGTAAAGTATACATGTATTGTGGTAGGTGTAGGAGGAACACTGAACATACGGTGCTTGGTTATTATGATGATGATACAGGGGAGTTCATACCATTCGAGAAGGCATTATCATTTAAGTACAGGTCGTTATAGCCCTAGTAGCACTCTTTCTCGAGTTCCATTCTTAGTGAGAGTAAATCTGACCTCACCTTCCTAAGCCTATTAATCAAGTCATCAAGTCCCACTAACTCATTCTTATCATCGTCCCTCAACTCACCAACAACTTGCTTGATCATTAACTCACCCTTCCTTTTCTCGGCATCGCTTATTTTTTTATCTATTTCAGATAACGTGTCATTTATCGCGCTAATCTTATCATTACACTGCCTAATCCACTTAGTTCTCTCCTTCTCAAGTCTCTCTCTAATGTCCCTATAAAGATCTTCCTTAATTTCACCCTTGATAAGAAGCTCACTCAACTTATTCAGCTTATCCATAATGTCCCTAAGCCTCTCCTCAATACTAGCCGCCTCATTCTTTAACGCACTAACAAAACCTGAATACTCATCACTAAACTTCTGAAGCACAACCTTGTCTGCTGTGAATGTTGCACCAACGTCATTAACATTGAATTCCCTAAGGCTACCATCATTCATCTTCACAGTTATAGAGACAGGCCTTAGGTCATTCTTACTCAGCCTTATACTGACTATTGCGCCTATTGTCCTGCCATCGCCTGTCACTACGGGCTTTCCCACATACTTCTTGAACTTCTTCTCTGCAGATTTTGTGGAACTAAAGAATTTAAATACCATCAACACGAACATTAAAATGCAATATAAATAGGTATTATTCGATAAACACCGTATTAGTATGAGTAATACGGATCAACTGGGCTATGTAACTCCTTGATCATAGTAAACGTATACGTTACCATAATTCAATAAATCATTTATAACAAGTCTTATTTCTTGTTTTTGTTTCCCATCTCTT is a genomic window of Vulcanisaeta souniana JCM 11219 containing:
- a CDS encoding ATP-grasp domain-containing protein yields the protein MPNTVVVIGDSPIPDRPSRDLVIYARDLGLNATYVPVSRISIKVNKDGSLVVIRDKPFKVDGAFLRSLGVLIDVETFFRRTITIKLIEEGGTVVINPLEGLLKTRNKLETTVILRDKGLPVPDTIGTEDILYAYDMAKNMKNIVIKPLQGSRGYGAVKISDADIAFQIMKTLLTYKKPIYLQKYIEKPNRDIRVMVIDGEVFGCMIRVALNGQWKTNVAQGAIGRPCIGIDKAVMEIAVRSVEALGLVYGGVDIGESRDGYVIFEVNGSPDWAELTAVTGKNPAKALISSMMRRLKA